Proteins encoded within one genomic window of Suricata suricatta isolate VVHF042 chromosome 17, meerkat_22Aug2017_6uvM2_HiC, whole genome shotgun sequence:
- the LOC115281890 gene encoding nucleolar protein 58-like: MLVLFETSVGYAIFKVLNEKKLQEVDSLWKEFETPEKANKIVKLKHFEKFQDTAEALAAFTALMKGKINKQLKKVLKKIVKEAHEPLAAADAKLGGVIKEKLNLSCIHSPVVNELMRGIRSQMGGLIPGVEPREMAALCLGLAHSLSWYRLKFSADKVDTMIVQAISLLDDLDKELNNYIMRCREWYGWHFPELGKIISDNLTYCKCLQKVGDRKNYASAKLSEILPEEVEAEVKAAAEISMGTEVSEEDVCNILHLCTQVIETSEYRTQLYEYLQNRVMAIAPNVTVTVGDLVGARLIAHAGSLLNLAKHAASTVQILGAEKALFRALKSRRATPKYGLIYHASLVGQTSPKHKGKISRTLAAKTVLAVRYDAFGEDSSSAMGVENRAKLEARLRALEDRGIRKISGTGKALAKTEKYEHKSEVKTYDPSGDSTLPTCSKKRKIEQVDKEDEIIGKKAKKAKVKIKVEETTVVEEEEEEEGVLMVEEQETSVKKKKKDKKKHIKEEPLSEEEPCTSTAVPSPEKKKKKKRKRDNED, encoded by the coding sequence ATGTTGGTGCTATTTGAAACGTCTGTCGGCTACGCCATCTTTAAGGTTTTGAATGAGAAGAAACTTCAAGAGGTTGACAGTTTGTGGAAAGAATTTGAAACTccagagaaagcaaataaaatagtgaagctaaaacattttgagaaatttcAGGATACAGCAGAAGCATTAGCAGCATTTACAGCTCTGATGAAAGGCAAAATCAATAAGCAGCTGAAGAAGGTTctgaagaaaatagtaaaagaagCCCATGAACCCCTGGCTGCAGCTGATGCTAAGCTAGGAGGGGTCATAAAGGAAAAGTTGAATCTCAGTTGTATTCATAGCCCTGTTGTTAATGAACTTATGAGAGGAATCCGTTCCCAGATGGGTGGGTTGATCCCTGGAGTAGAACCCCGTGAAATGGCTGCTTTGTGTCTCGGATTGGCACACAGCTTGTCCTGGTATAGATTGAAATTTAGTGCTGATAAAGTGGATACCATGATTGTTCAGGCAATTTCCTTGTTAGATGACCTAGATAAAGAACTAAACAACTACATTATGCGGTGTAGAGAATGGTATGGCTGGCATTTTCCTGaattaggaaaaattatttcagacaATTTGACATACTGCAAGTGCTTACAGAAAGTTGGCGACAGGAAGAATTATGCCTCAGCGAAACTTTCTGAAATACTGCCAGAGGAAGTTGAAGCTGAAGTGAAAGCAGCTGCAGAGATATCAATGGGAACAGAGGTTTCAGAAGAAGATGTTTGCAATATCCTACATCTCTGCACTCAGGTAATTGAAACCTCAGAGTATAGAACCCAGCTCTATGAATATCTACAAAATCGAGTGATGGCCATTGCACCGAATGTTACAGTCACGGTTGGGGACTTAGTGGGAGCACGACTCATTGCTCATGCAGGTTCTCTTTTGAATTTGGCCAAACATGCAGCTTCTACAGTTCAGATTCTTGGAGCAGAAAAGGCACTCTTCAGAGCCCTCAAGTCTAGACGAGCTACTCCAAAGTATGGTCTCATTTATCATGCTTCACTTGTAGGCCAGACAAGTCCCAAACACAAAGGAAAGATTTCTCGAACGCTGGCAGCCAAAACTGTTTTGGCTGTTCGGTATGATGCTTTCGGTGAAGATTCCAGTTCTGCGATGGGAGTTGAAAACAGAGCCAAGTTAGAGGCCAGGTTGAGGGCCTTGGAAGATAGAGGGATAAGGAAAATAAGTGGAACAGGAAAAGCcttagcaaaaacagaaaaatacgaACATAAAAGTGAAGTGAAGACATATGATCCTTCTGGTGACTCCACACTCCCAACCTGTTCTAAGAAACGCAAGATCGAACAGGTAGATAAAGAGGATGAAATTATtggaaagaaggcaaaaaaagcCAAAGTTAAAATTAAAGTTGAAGAAACCACAgtagtagaagaagaagaagaggaagaaggagtaCTAATGGTAGAAGAACAGGAGACATctgtgaagaagaagaaaaaggacaaaaagaaacacattaaggAGGAACCACTTTCTGAGGAAGAACCGTGCACTAGTACAGCAGTTCCTagtccagaaaaaaagaagaaaaagaagagaaaaagagataatgaGGACTAA